Genomic segment of Rhodococcus sp. W8901:
TACAGCCTGCCGCGGCCACTGCTGGCCGCGCTCATGGCCTTCGGCGCCGGCACGATGGTGGCGGCGGTGTCGTCCGAGCTCTTCGCGCCGGCGTTCGCGATCGAGGGCGTGTGGGTCGCCGGGACGGCGCTGCTGGCCGGCGCCGTCGTGTACGTGGTGGCCGATCACCTCATCGAGAACAAGCTAGGTCCCGCGGCGCTGGGGTGGGCGCTGATGCTCGGGGCCCTGCTCGACGGCATCCCCGAGAACACCGCCCTGGGCGTCTCGCTCATGGAGGGCGGGGGAGTGGTGCTGTTGGTCGCGGTCGCGGTCGGCAACGTGCCCGAGGCCGTCGCCGGCGCCGCGTCGATGCGCGAGCAGCCCGGCTTCAACTCGCGGCGGGCGTTCGGGGTGTGGGCCGCCACCGCCGCGGTCCTGGTGCTGGTCGTCGTCGCGGCCAACGCCGTCTCCGACACCATCCCGGACAGCCGAATTGCCGTCATCCAGGCCTTCGCCGGCGGGGCAACCATTGCGGTGCTTGCGGATTCGTTGATGCCGGAGGCCTACCGCGAGGGCGGTTGGTGGGTGGGGATCTCCACCGCACTCGGGTTCCTCGTGGCGTTCGCGCTGGGCGCCTAGGAGTGCGAACGCCACGAGCCACTCAGTCCGTGCGGAAGACGGTCCTGTGCCACGCCTTCCGGGCGTCGCGCGAGAGGTCGAACATCACGTGCTTGACGGTGGTGTATTCCTCGAACGAGTAGGTCGACATGTCCTTGCCGAATCCGGACTGCTTGACCCCGCCGTGCGGCATCTCGCTGATGATCGGGATGTGGTCGTTGACCCAGACGCAGCCGGCGACGATCTCGCGCGTTGCGCGCAGCGCGCGGTGCAGGTCGGTGGTCCACGCCGATGCGGCGAGCCCGTACGGGGTGTCGTTGGCGAGGGCGATGGCCTCGTCGTCGTCGCGGAACGGTGTCACCGTCAGCACCGGGCCGAACACCTCGTCGCGGTAGATCTCGCTGTCGACCGAGGCTCCGGTGATCAGCGTCGGACGGTAGTACGCGCCCGTGGCGAGGGGTCCGTCACCGGCGCTGCCGCCGGTGACGATCGTTGCGTAATCGCGTGCGCGCGAGACCATTGCAGCGACGCGGTCGCGGTGTGCGTACGAGCTCAGGGGGCCCATGTCCGTCGCCTCGTCGCCGGTCGGACCCAGCGTGACCGACTCGTACAGCTCGGCCACGCCCGCGACGAACGCGTCGATCACCGACTCGTGCACGATCGCGCGGGTTGCGGCCGTGCAGTCCTGTCCGCCGTTGATCAGGCTCGCGGCCACGGCCCCGTGGACGGCGGCTTCCAGATCGGCGTCGTCGAACACGACGAACGGTGCCTTGCCGCCCAATTCGAGGTGGACGCGCTTGGCATTGGTGGCGGCGGCCTCGAGGATCGAGCGCCCCACCGCGGTCGATCCGGTGAACGAGATCATGTCGACGCCGACGTGGCGTGCCAGCGCCGCGCCGGACTCCTGGCCGCTGCCGACGACGATGTTGACGACGCCGTCGGGGACGCCGGCCTCGGTGATCGCCTCGGCCAGCAGCAGCGCGGTCAGGGGTGTGATCTCGGCGGGCTTGAGGACGACGGTGTTCCCGGCGGCGATCGCGGGGAAGATCTTCCACACCGCCATCTGCAGCGGGTAGTTCCACGGCGCGATCGCCCCCACGACGCCGAGCGGCTCGCGGCGGATGCTCGAGGTGTGCGTCGGCGAGTACTCGCCCGTCGCCTTTCCCTCGAGGATGCGCGCGGCGCCCGCGAAGAATTCGATGTTGTCGATCGAGCCGGGGACGTCGAACTCCCGTGCCAGCCGGATCGGCTTACCGCACTGCCGGCTCTCGAGCGCCGCGAGTTCGTCCGAGCGGCCGCGCAGGATGTCGGCGACGCGGAGCAGGAGCGCCGAGCGTTCGGCCGGGGTGGTCCGCGACCACGATCCGAAGGCGCGGCGCGCGGCTGCGACCGCGCGGTCGACGTCGTCGCTGCTCGCGAGGGTGACGGTGACGATCGTCTCGCCGGTCGAGGGGTCGATCACGTCCTGGGTGCAACCGGAGGCCCCTTCGCACCGGATCCCGTCGATGTACTGGTGCATCGTGTCCATGCTTTCGTCGTCGGAGTCTTAGAGCCGGGTGGTCAGGAGATGTAGATCTTGCGGAGCGTCTCGCGCACGGTCCACACGGTGCGCTGTCCGGCGTGCAGGCGGACGAGGGTGCCGGGGCGGAGATCGACTGCGGGAGAATCGTCCTCGAACTCGAGGGTGCCCTGGCCGTCGACGACGAAGAACACCTCGTCCGCCTCCACGTCGCGCGAGGTTCCCTGGGTGTGCTCCCATACCCCGATCGTCAACCCCGACAGCGACGACAGGGCCTGGTGGGCGGTGGTCGGCGATCCGTCGACGACGAGTTCGTCCGGGAGGGCCTTGTGGTCCAGAGTGACGTCGGGAACGACGACGCTGTCCTGGTGCGGGGCGGGCTGTGGATGCGTGGAAGTCATTGGTGGGCCTGT
This window contains:
- a CDS encoding ZIP family metal transporter codes for the protein MLTAALYGLGTALPLLFGAWVGLRYSLPRPLLAALMAFGAGTMVAAVSSELFAPAFAIEGVWVAGTALLAGAVVYVVADHLIENKLGPAALGWALMLGALLDGIPENTALGVSLMEGGGVVLLVAVAVGNVPEAVAGAASMREQPGFNSRRAFGVWAATAAVLVLVVVAANAVSDTIPDSRIAVIQAFAGGATIAVLADSLMPEAYREGGWWVGISTALGFLVAFALGA
- a CDS encoding gamma-aminobutyraldehyde dehydrogenase codes for the protein MHQYIDGIRCEGASGCTQDVIDPSTGETIVTVTLASSDDVDRAVAAARRAFGSWSRTTPAERSALLLRVADILRGRSDELAALESRQCGKPIRLAREFDVPGSIDNIEFFAGAARILEGKATGEYSPTHTSSIRREPLGVVGAIAPWNYPLQMAVWKIFPAIAAGNTVVLKPAEITPLTALLLAEAITEAGVPDGVVNIVVGSGQESGAALARHVGVDMISFTGSTAVGRSILEAAATNAKRVHLELGGKAPFVVFDDADLEAAVHGAVAASLINGGQDCTAATRAIVHESVIDAFVAGVAELYESVTLGPTGDEATDMGPLSSYAHRDRVAAMVSRARDYATIVTGGSAGDGPLATGAYYRPTLITGASVDSEIYRDEVFGPVLTVTPFRDDDEAIALANDTPYGLAASAWTTDLHRALRATREIVAGCVWVNDHIPIISEMPHGGVKQSGFGKDMSTYSFEEYTTVKHVMFDLSRDARKAWHRTVFRTD
- a CDS encoding cupin domain-containing protein yields the protein MTSTHPQPAPHQDSVVVPDVTLDHKALPDELVVDGSPTTAHQALSSLSGLTIGVWEHTQGTSRDVEADEVFFVVDGQGTLEFEDDSPAVDLRPGTLVRLHAGQRTVWTVRETLRKIYIS